The window CGCAGGGCTTCCACCGTTACGCCCGCCGCCTGGGCCAGCTGGCCGATACTCAGAGTATCCATGATTCGACCTCCTTGAGTTGCCTGACAAATTTACACCCTGAAGTATACTTCAGGGTCAAGGGTGAAATGGGCAAGGGCAAGTAATCAGTTTGGTGTTGGATGGGAATTGGCCGATTGCTCATCGGGTTTTAACTTTAGCCAGCAATCAGCCCACGGATGCTCAGGATAGTTATGAGCGAGAGTTGATTTGGCGGAAAATTTATCTAAGACAACACGCAGTAGAGATGGGTTGCCCTAATGACTATCTATATAATCCATAAATAAAACCAATGGATAATTTCACAATCATTTATTTTTACTGATTAACATTTCAGGGCAAACTAGCAATCCCTCTGGTCCGACGAATTCAGGAGTTGTCCGATGCCACTGGTCAACATGCGCGACATGCTGCAACACGCCCATCGCGAACAATACGCCATTGCCGCCTTCGATCTGGTCAGTCTCGATTTTCTGCACGGGATTCTCAACGCCGCCGAGGCCTGCGAGGCGCCGGTGATCCTGAGCCTGGCCGAGTCGCATTTCGATTACTTTGATTTTCCGACGATCATGCCGGCAGTGGTGTCGGCCGCGCGCCGCGCCAATGTCCCGGTGGCGATTCACCTGGATCATGGCGCCACTTACGAGAGCGCGGTGCAGGGCATCAACCTGGGCTGCACCGGGGTGATGGTCGACGCCTCCACCCAGCCCTTTGAAGGTAACGTGGACTACACCCGCCGGATCGTCGAGATGGCCCACAACTGCGGCGTGCCGGTGGAAGGCGAGCTGGGCTACGTGGCCGGAGTGGAAGGCGAGGACGCCGAGCGCCATCCCGGCGAAGTCCGCTATACCGAAGTCGGCGAGGCCAAAGAGTACGTCGAGCGCACCGGGGTGGATTTTCTGGCCGTGTCCATCGGCACCGTGCACGGGCGCATGAAAGGCGAGCCCAACCTGGATATCGAACGCCTCGGCGCCATTAACGCCGCGCTGGGCATTCCGCTGGTGATCCACGGCGGCACGGGATTAACGGACCAACAGTTCCAGGACCTGATCGCCAACGGCGTCACCAAGATCAACTACTACACCGCGCTGGCCGACGCCGCCGGCCAGCAGATCCGGGCCAACGCCGAAGCCGATAGCGGTTGCGGCTACACTGGCCTGGTCAAAGGCGTCATCGGCGCCATCCAGAGTGAATGCGAGAAACGCATCCGCCAGTGGGGCAGTGCAGGCAGAGCCGCCGCCATCCTGGCCGAAGCGGAACCGTGGCAAGAGGTCGAACACGTCATCGTCTACAACACCGAGGGCACCACGCCCGAGAAGGTGGACGAGCTGATGCAGATCGGCCGCGAGACCCTGAGCACCATCCCCGGCGTGCGCCGCGTCTTCACCGGCAACGCCCTGCAGGAGGAGGCCAGCTACCAGCACTGCTGGGTCATCCGCTTCGCCCACCGCGACGTGGTCGCCAGCTACAAAACCCACCCCGACCACGTCGCCTACGCCGACACCCACTTCCGCCCGGTCGCCGGGGATCGGATCAGCATCGATTACGAGGATGCGGATTAAGTAATACAAATAGAAACAACAAGATATAAGTAATATTTAAAGTACTTTATATGTCATGATGCGAGCCTGCCGCGCTTATTCAACAGGTGCTAATATCAGGCCAGAATCATGATTTGGGGAACAGCAGCGATGGCAGGCAAATTTTCCAAAGATGGGCTTCCCGCAACCGGATTGAAGGTCAATCCCGGTCGAGTCGCCGATGGCGACAAACCCGCAGAAGAGCAAGCCTTCATGCGAGCCGTACTGGCCGGATTGACTGATCTGGCTGCCGGTCGCGAATATTCTCTCGAGGAGGTCGAATCCCGGTTGGGTATAAAATAGGCCGTAGAACCGTCTCCATCCCTGCCCGAAGGGCCTGTGGGAGCGTCCCACGGGCGCGATTCTCTCTATGTGCTGGATCCGCTCCGCTTGATCCGGCCTACCGGTTAAACCCGGGTAGGGTGGAACAAGCCGCAGGCGGATCCACCTTCCTCGACCCTCGTCACTCGACCCTGTGCTGTGCCCGCAGGGCACTTGTAGGAGGGCATTGACGTACATGGATGTACTAATGTCACGGAAGGCATGGATGCCGTGAGCGACCCTTGCGCAACAGGAAAAGTGGCAAACCGGTCGCCGCTGAAAGCGCCTCCCACAAATCCCCCTGGTCTTCCGACTGCTATCTCCCAACTATCTTTATCTTTCTGCCGCACGCCCTTTGACCGCTTTGCGGATCTCATGGCCGCGCTCGAGCTCGGTTTTCTTCAGGTCATAGGCCTGTTGCAGGTTCATCCAGACCTCGGGGCTGGTACCGAAGTAACGGGCCAGGCGCAGGGCCGTATCGGCGGTAATCGCCCGTTCTCCGCGCAGGATGGCGGCAATCCGGTTATGAGGCACATCAATGGCCTCGGCGAGTGCCCGCGCCGAGAGGCCAAGTTCGTCCATATCCTCGCGCAGGAACTCGCCCGGATGAACCGGCGGTAATTTATTCGTCGGCGTAACCATCAAACTCTAACCTGTCAGTGGTAATCGCCCTGTCCCTGAAGCTCAGTATCATGGGCAAATACTAGAAGGTGGTACGTGTGACGTCAAGCATCCCGGCATAGAAATTAAAATGAAGCAACTCGCTTATTTCAGGATAAGGCTACATCTTGAAATAGC of the Thiohalophilus sp. genome contains:
- a CDS encoding ketose-bisphosphate aldolase, translating into MPLVNMRDMLQHAHREQYAIAAFDLVSLDFLHGILNAAEACEAPVILSLAESHFDYFDFPTIMPAVVSAARRANVPVAIHLDHGATYESAVQGINLGCTGVMVDASTQPFEGNVDYTRRIVEMAHNCGVPVEGELGYVAGVEGEDAERHPGEVRYTEVGEAKEYVERTGVDFLAVSIGTVHGRMKGEPNLDIERLGAINAALGIPLVIHGGTGLTDQQFQDLIANGVTKINYYTALADAAGQQIRANAEADSGCGYTGLVKGVIGAIQSECEKRIRQWGSAGRAAAILAEAEPWQEVEHVIVYNTEGTTPEKVDELMQIGRETLSTIPGVRRVFTGNALQEEASYQHCWVIRFAHRDVVASYKTHPDHVAYADTHFRPVAGDRISIDYEDAD
- a CDS encoding HigA family addiction module antitoxin, giving the protein MVTPTNKLPPVHPGEFLREDMDELGLSARALAEAIDVPHNRIAAILRGERAITADTALRLARYFGTSPEVWMNLQQAYDLKKTELERGHEIRKAVKGRAAER